The following coding sequences are from one Ancylobacter sp. TS-1 window:
- a CDS encoding sigma-54-dependent Fis family transcriptional regulator, which translates to MLDLRSHVSRIVSSANQLALAPGESRAPRAADTMAASWRRCMEGYRFDPAAKFRIEAVSDAELKLQRQANDELIQFARPEIDAMFGAVSLSGFSISLGNIDGYIITERANYNPEFYSEVERAGTAWAEQSAGTNAIGTCLVERKPVGVYTNDHFFYEFSALSCASAPLFSPDAELVGAINISIRNPELQRETLKVVLGLTTGLADRIGERMFRQAFRRNYILKFAIGPVDHGLIAVDEDFQLVGLNRAARELLRDRLQLARVRSLWAVFERDHRLIDLARLAGAELTLHLQKGGDALSVTLSAPLEGPATASRHAGASVEPPARARATPASAAPRLALHGLSLDDCAGSDPRMVANVRFVRRVLGGSLPILLLGETGVGKDAFARAVHEESPRRGSPFVAFNCASVPDTLIDSELFGYGSGAFTGARREGSPGRLVEADGGTLFLDEIGDMPISQQTRLLHVLESGEVTPLGSGRPRRIDVQVVAATNQDLETRIAQGLFRQDLFYRLAGAVIDIPALRERTDRRELIEAVFARLAEGRRLEIAPDAMALLMQHDWPGNVRELRHVLNRALHVCEGPVVTARDIALRSGARAASTACSAAAPPAGTMPPAAVPAMAGAGSEANSVAPADSASARQAIATAERDAITATLARCGGNVKAAAAALQLSRATLYRKLQRYQIVH; encoded by the coding sequence ATGCTGGATCTTCGCAGTCACGTCTCGCGGATCGTCTCGAGCGCGAACCAGCTGGCCCTCGCCCCCGGCGAAAGCCGGGCGCCGCGTGCCGCCGACACCATGGCCGCCTCCTGGCGCCGCTGCATGGAAGGCTACCGTTTCGACCCCGCCGCCAAGTTCCGCATCGAGGCGGTGAGCGATGCCGAACTCAAGCTCCAGCGCCAGGCCAATGACGAGCTGATCCAGTTCGCCCGGCCGGAGATCGACGCCATGTTCGGTGCCGTCTCGCTGTCCGGCTTCTCGATCAGCCTCGGCAATATCGACGGCTACATCATCACCGAGCGGGCCAACTACAATCCCGAATTCTACAGCGAGGTCGAGCGCGCCGGCACCGCCTGGGCCGAGCAGTCGGCCGGCACCAACGCCATCGGCACCTGCCTCGTCGAGCGCAAGCCGGTCGGCGTCTACACCAACGACCATTTCTTCTACGAGTTCTCCGCGCTCTCCTGCGCCAGCGCGCCGCTGTTCAGCCCGGACGCCGAGCTGGTCGGCGCCATCAACATCTCGATCCGCAATCCCGAGCTTCAGCGCGAGACGCTCAAGGTCGTGCTGGGCCTGACCACCGGCCTTGCCGACCGCATCGGCGAGCGCATGTTCCGCCAGGCGTTCCGGCGCAACTACATCCTCAAATTCGCCATCGGGCCGGTCGATCATGGGCTGATCGCCGTCGACGAGGATTTCCAGCTCGTCGGCCTCAACCGCGCCGCCCGCGAATTGCTGCGCGACCGGCTCCAGCTCGCCCGCGTGCGCAGCCTGTGGGCGGTGTTCGAGCGTGACCACCGGCTGATCGACCTCGCCCGGCTCGCCGGCGCCGAGCTGACGCTACATCTGCAGAAGGGCGGCGACGCCCTCAGCGTCACCCTCTCGGCCCCGCTGGAAGGGCCGGCCACCGCCAGCCGCCATGCCGGCGCCAGCGTCGAACCGCCGGCGCGGGCGCGGGCGACGCCCGCCTCCGCCGCCCCGCGCCTTGCGCTGCATGGCCTCTCGCTTGACGACTGCGCCGGCAGCGACCCGCGCATGGTCGCCAATGTCCGCTTCGTGCGCCGCGTGCTCGGCGGCTCGCTGCCGATCCTGCTGCTTGGCGAGACCGGCGTCGGCAAGGACGCCTTCGCCCGCGCCGTGCACGAGGAGAGCCCGCGCCGTGGCAGCCCCTTCGTCGCCTTCAACTGCGCCTCGGTGCCGGACACGCTGATCGACAGCGAGTTGTTCGGCTATGGCAGCGGCGCCTTCACCGGCGCCCGGCGCGAGGGCAGTCCGGGCCGGCTGGTCGAGGCCGATGGCGGCACGCTGTTCCTCGACGAGATCGGCGACATGCCGATCAGCCAGCAGACCCGCCTGCTGCATGTGCTCGAATCCGGCGAGGTGACGCCGCTCGGCTCTGGCCGGCCCCGCCGCATCGACGTGCAGGTCGTCGCCGCCACCAATCAGGATCTGGAGACGCGCATCGCGCAGGGCCTGTTCCGGCAGGACCTGTTCTACCGCCTCGCCGGCGCGGTCATCGACATACCGGCGCTGCGCGAGCGCACCGACCGGCGCGAGCTGATCGAGGCGGTGTTCGCCCGGCTCGCCGAGGGCCGCCGGCTGGAGATCGCGCCCGATGCCATGGCGCTGCTGATGCAGCACGACTGGCCGGGCAATGTGCGCGAGCTGCGCCACGTGCTGAACCGCGCGCTGCATGTGTGCGAAGGCCCTGTGGTGACCGCGCGCGACATCGCCCTGCGCAGCGGCGCGCGCGCGGCTTCCACGGCCTGTTCCGCCGCCGCTCCCCCCGCCGGCACCATGCCGCCGGCCGCCGTGCCGGCCATGGCGGGGGCAGGCTCCGAGGCGAATTCCGTCGCCCCCGCTGATTCGGCGAGCGCACGGCAGGCCATCGCCACCGCCGAGCGCGACGCCATCACCGCCACGCTGGCGCGCTGCGGCGGCAATGTGAAGGCCGCCGCAGCGGCGCTCCAGCTCAGCCGCGCCACGCTCTACCGCAAGCTCCAGCGCTACCAGATCGTCCACTGA
- a CDS encoding PLP-dependent aminotransferase family protein, whose translation MDAPAPSPLTRIEAVMAAIRGRIAARALLPGARLPSVRAQAKVMGVSVSTVVEAYERLAAEGVIRSRPGAGFYVAGPPAPLALAQIGPRLDREIDPLWISRQSLEAGGEVLKPGCGWLPADWMFEAGLRRGLRALARAPAPELADYATPRGHAGLRGVLARRMVGLGVEVAPEQIVLTDSGTQAIDLVCRFLLEPGDTVLVDDPCYFNFHALLKAHRARVVGVPHTPTGPDLDAFAAALEAHAPRLYITNSAIHNPTGATLSPAVAHRLLQLAERAALVIVEDDIFADFETVPAPRLAAFDGLSRVIQIGSFSKTLSAAARCGYIAARADWVESLTDLKIATGFGSGRLDAALAHAALTDGGYRRHMEGVRQRLAGAREATAGRLRALGVTPWLEPKAGMFLWCRLPEGIDAAALARAALVEGVVLAPGNAFSRAGTAGGFMRFNVAQSLEPRIFDVLARALDGLAARVPPA comes from the coding sequence ATGGACGCTCCCGCACCTTCGCCGCTCACCCGCATCGAGGCCGTGATGGCGGCGATACGGGGGCGGATCGCCGCCCGCGCCCTGCTGCCCGGCGCGCGCCTGCCCTCGGTGCGGGCGCAGGCGAAGGTGATGGGCGTCTCGGTCTCCACCGTGGTCGAGGCCTATGAGCGCCTCGCGGCGGAAGGTGTCATCCGCTCCCGGCCCGGCGCGGGCTTCTATGTGGCCGGGCCGCCGGCGCCGCTGGCACTGGCGCAGATCGGCCCGCGGCTCGACCGCGAGATCGACCCGCTGTGGATCTCGCGCCAGTCGCTGGAAGCCGGCGGCGAGGTGCTGAAACCCGGCTGCGGCTGGCTGCCGGCGGACTGGATGTTCGAGGCCGGCCTGCGGCGGGGGCTGCGCGCGTTGGCGCGGGCGCCGGCCCCGGAACTCGCCGACTACGCCACCCCGCGCGGCCATGCCGGGCTGCGCGGCGTGCTCGCCCGGCGCATGGTCGGGCTCGGCGTCGAGGTCGCGCCGGAGCAGATCGTGCTCACCGATTCCGGCACGCAGGCCATCGACCTCGTCTGCCGTTTCCTGCTCGAGCCGGGCGACACGGTGCTGGTCGACGATCCCTGCTACTTCAATTTCCACGCGCTGCTGAAGGCGCACAGGGCGCGGGTCGTCGGCGTGCCCCACACGCCCACCGGCCCCGACCTCGACGCCTTCGCCGCCGCGCTGGAAGCCCACGCGCCCCGGCTCTACATCACCAATTCGGCGATCCACAACCCGACCGGGGCGACGCTGTCCCCGGCGGTGGCGCACCGCCTGCTCCAGCTTGCCGAGCGGGCGGCGCTGGTCATCGTCGAGGACGACATCTTCGCCGATTTCGAGACCGTGCCGGCGCCGCGCCTTGCCGCCTTTGACGGGCTCTCGCGCGTCATCCAGATCGGCAGCTTCTCCAAGACGCTGTCGGCCGCCGCGCGCTGCGGCTACATCGCCGCGCGGGCGGACTGGGTGGAGAGCCTCACCGACCTGAAGATTGCCACCGGCTTCGGCAGTGGGCGGCTCGACGCGGCGCTGGCGCATGCCGCGCTCACCGATGGCGGCTATCGCCGGCACATGGAGGGCGTTCGCCAGCGCCTTGCCGGCGCGAGGGAGGCGACGGCCGGGCGGCTACGCGCGCTCGGCGTCACGCCCTGGCTGGAGCCGAAGGCGGGCATGTTCCTGTGGTGCCGGCTGCCCGAGGGCATCGACGCGGCCGCGCTTGCCCGCGCGGCGCTGGTGGAGGGCGTGGTGCTGGCACCGGGCAACGCGTTCAGCCGCGCGGGAACCGCCGGCGGCTTCATGCGGTTCAACGTCGCCCAGTCGCTCGAGCCGAGGATATTCGACGTGCTCGCCCGCGCGCTCGACGGGCTGGCGGCGCGAGTGCCGCCAGCGTGA
- a CDS encoding radical SAM protein, with amino-acid sequence MTGPETTAQRQLQRTLYLINPREQTAGYYGLDVIESWAGVRGVTNLVDLTTPTVAALVPEGWQVEICDERIQPVDFDHRAAVVGLTGKVSQRSRMIELAGEFRRRGKLVVAGGPYVSLNPSDLAAHADIVVEGEIEEIAGGLFDDIAAGTWRASYTGTRPDLTLSPPPRWDLYPLRGGLAAQVQTSRGCPFECEFCDVIQYLGRKQRWKEPVQVVEELEMLYAAGFRDILLADDNLTVMRRRARALLEAIREWNDRRPGERVRFSSQLSVDIARDRPMLDLAAAAGLRMVFVGVETPNEASLAETMKRQNLHVDLVEEVTKIVNAGIMVVSGMMVGFDNDDEGIFERQLDFAARLPVPLITPSLLVAPHATPLYARLEKEGRLVEGALDYIGAGNMFRTNIVPRQMSRETLEDGARRLLLHLYRPAVVLDRLRRFVENSPTRPEPRPRPFFAGPVENALARGLMRLGDRDEPALLGYLHETTARRPEMRAQLQYFFLQYCQTRHNIEQLKRQAPVSPAMA; translated from the coding sequence GTGACGGGTCCGGAAACGACCGCGCAGCGGCAGTTACAGCGCACGCTCTACCTCATCAACCCGCGCGAGCAGACCGCCGGATATTACGGCCTCGACGTCATCGAATCCTGGGCCGGGGTGCGCGGCGTCACCAATCTCGTCGATCTCACCACGCCGACGGTGGCGGCGCTGGTGCCCGAGGGCTGGCAGGTCGAGATCTGCGACGAGCGCATCCAGCCGGTCGATTTCGACCACAGGGCCGCCGTCGTCGGCCTCACCGGCAAGGTGTCCCAGCGCAGCCGGATGATCGAACTGGCGGGCGAGTTCCGCCGGCGCGGCAAGCTGGTTGTGGCCGGCGGGCCCTATGTCTCGCTCAACCCGTCCGATCTCGCCGCCCATGCCGACATCGTGGTGGAGGGCGAGATCGAGGAGATCGCCGGCGGCCTGTTCGACGACATCGCCGCCGGCACCTGGCGCGCCAGCTACACCGGCACGCGGCCCGACCTGACGCTCAGCCCGCCGCCGCGCTGGGACCTCTACCCGCTGCGCGGCGGGCTGGCGGCGCAGGTGCAGACCTCGCGCGGCTGCCCCTTCGAGTGCGAGTTCTGCGACGTCATCCAGTATCTCGGCCGCAAGCAGCGCTGGAAGGAGCCGGTGCAGGTCGTCGAGGAGCTGGAGATGCTCTACGCGGCGGGCTTCCGCGACATCCTGCTGGCCGACGACAACCTCACCGTGATGCGCAGACGGGCGCGCGCCCTGCTCGAGGCGATCCGCGAATGGAACGACCGCCGGCCCGGCGAGCGCGTGCGCTTCTCGAGCCAGCTCTCGGTCGACATCGCCCGCGACCGGCCCATGCTGGACCTTGCCGCCGCCGCCGGGCTGCGCATGGTCTTCGTGGGTGTGGAGACGCCCAACGAGGCGAGCCTGGCGGAGACGATGAAGCGCCAGAACCTGCATGTCGATCTCGTCGAGGAGGTCACGAAGATCGTCAATGCCGGCATCATGGTGGTGAGCGGCATGATGGTGGGCTTCGACAATGACGACGAGGGCATCTTCGAGCGCCAGCTCGACTTCGCCGCGCGCCTGCCGGTCCCGCTCATCACGCCGAGCCTGCTGGTCGCGCCGCACGCGACGCCGCTCTATGCGCGGCTGGAGAAGGAAGGCCGGCTGGTGGAGGGCGCTCTCGACTATATCGGGGCGGGCAACATGTTCCGCACCAACATCGTGCCACGGCAGATGAGCCGGGAGACGCTGGAGGACGGCGCCCGCCGGCTCCTGCTCCATCTCTACCGCCCGGCGGTCGTCCTCGACCGCCTCCGCCGCTTCGTCGAGAACTCGCCGACGCGGCCGGAGCCACGCCCGCGCCCATTCTTCGCCGGTCCGGTGGAGAACGCGCTGGCCCGGGGATTGATGCGGCTGGGCGATCGCGACGAGCCGGCTCTGCTCGGCTACCTGCACGAGACGACGGCCCGGCGCCCGGAAATGCGGGCGCAGCTACAGTATTTCTTCCTGCAGTACTGCCAGACCCGCCACAATATCGAGCAGCTGAAGCGGCAGGCGCCTGTATCGCCCGCGATGGCATGA
- a CDS encoding ABC transporter ATP-binding protein: protein MANASQTILTVAGVDKTYPGAARPALDRISFSVGAGEFFSILGPSGSGKTTLLRMIAGFERPDIGRILMDGEDITHVPPFRRDVRTVFQSYALFPHMSVLENVAYPLRMAGARKAERLAKARECLDLVSMGDFAARLPHQLSGGQRQRIALARAIVCRPRILLLDEPLGALDLRLRQQMQHMLVSLQRELGIAFVYVTHDQGEALSMSDRVAVMSDGRIAQLGTPREIYFDPSSEFVAQFVGRSNLLPIDCVTQGGALTALLDGQPLPGVVAPRSGPARMAIRFECVRLAADDHPADGACSVPGTVEDVLFLGNALEVNVRCGGLNIIAAVPAAGGEGYVPGRPVRVLFDAGNATVFHG from the coding sequence ATGGCGAACGCTTCGCAGACGATTCTCACCGTCGCGGGGGTCGACAAGACCTATCCGGGAGCGGCCCGGCCGGCCCTCGACCGGATTTCCTTCTCGGTCGGAGCCGGCGAATTCTTCTCCATCCTCGGCCCGAGCGGCTCGGGCAAGACGACGCTGCTGCGCATGATCGCGGGATTCGAGCGGCCCGATATCGGCCGCATCCTCATGGACGGCGAGGACATCACCCATGTCCCGCCGTTCCGCCGCGACGTGCGCACGGTGTTCCAGAGCTACGCGCTGTTCCCGCATATGAGCGTGCTCGAGAACGTCGCCTATCCGCTGCGCATGGCGGGGGCGCGCAAGGCCGAGCGCCTCGCCAAGGCGCGCGAGTGCCTCGATCTGGTGAGCATGGGCGACTTCGCCGCCCGCCTGCCGCACCAGCTCTCCGGCGGCCAGCGCCAGCGCATCGCGCTGGCGCGCGCCATCGTCTGCCGGCCGCGCATCCTGCTGCTCGACGAGCCGCTTGGCGCGCTCGACCTGCGCCTGCGCCAGCAGATGCAGCACATGCTGGTCTCGCTCCAGCGCGAGCTTGGCATCGCCTTCGTCTATGTCACCCACGATCAGGGCGAGGCGCTGTCCATGTCCGACCGCGTCGCCGTCATGAGCGATGGCCGCATCGCCCAGCTCGGCACGCCGCGCGAGATCTATTTCGACCCGTCCTCGGAATTCGTCGCCCAGTTCGTCGGCCGCTCCAACCTGCTGCCGATCGACTGCGTGACGCAGGGCGGGGCGCTCACCGCCCTGCTCGACGGCCAGCCGCTGCCGGGCGTCGTCGCCCCCCGCTCGGGACCCGCCCGCATGGCGATCCGCTTCGAATGCGTGCGTCTCGCCGCCGACGACCATCCGGCCGACGGCGCCTGCAGCGTCCCCGGCACCGTCGAGGACGTGCTGTTCCTCGGCAATGCGCTGGAGGTGAACGTGCGCTGCGGCGGCCTCAACATCATCGCCGCCGTGCCGGCGGCCGGCGGCGAAGGCTATGTGCCCGGCCGCCCGGTGCGCGTGCTGTTCGACGCCGGCAATGCGACGGTGTTCCATGGCTGA
- a CDS encoding Lpg1974 family pore-forming outer membrane protein, translating to MDKSGASYGVRRAELLATASLLAVCLLMSEPARASDLPVSGPPTKAPPFGEPPVAAPSWTASAWGGYLFNDSQDVFSADESTKLGNLSSLEPGDDGYNFGLSIGHAIDENWDWKASFNASGFDDAQSIGVDGSVGTLAETKLDFQYGDLDVGYQVPFGDGSTMRLFGGVRILHANTSVGYGFDDGGFQGALSNTADFWAFGPRLGLEGKLMLGASAFSLNYAVSGSVLFSDADRDVSYASNWYDEFATRGDAVSDPVWNAEGSLALAYNFNSSASLALGYQVQQWWGLAPSVRSAEPDGDFTPGNSDVLIHGPFLKLTVTFP from the coding sequence ATGGACAAGAGCGGTGCGTCCTATGGCGTGCGCCGCGCCGAATTGCTGGCGACGGCCTCGCTGCTGGCGGTCTGCCTCCTTATGTCCGAGCCTGCGAGGGCGTCGGACCTGCCGGTGTCGGGCCCGCCGACCAAGGCGCCGCCCTTCGGCGAACCGCCGGTGGCCGCGCCGAGCTGGACCGCCAGCGCCTGGGGCGGCTACCTGTTCAACGACAGCCAGGATGTCTTCAGCGCCGACGAATCGACCAAGCTGGGCAACCTGTCCTCGCTCGAGCCGGGCGATGACGGCTATAATTTCGGCCTGTCGATCGGCCATGCCATCGACGAGAACTGGGACTGGAAGGCGAGCTTCAACGCCAGCGGCTTCGACGACGCGCAGTCCATCGGCGTCGACGGCTCGGTCGGGACGCTCGCCGAGACCAAGCTCGATTTCCAGTATGGCGACCTCGATGTCGGCTACCAGGTGCCCTTCGGCGATGGCAGCACGATGCGCCTGTTCGGCGGCGTCCGCATCCTCCACGCCAATACGAGCGTGGGCTACGGATTCGACGATGGCGGTTTCCAGGGCGCGCTGAGCAACACGGCGGATTTCTGGGCCTTCGGCCCGCGCCTCGGCCTCGAAGGAAAGCTCATGCTCGGCGCGAGCGCCTTCTCGCTGAACTATGCGGTATCCGGCTCGGTGCTGTTCTCCGACGCCGACCGCGACGTTTCCTATGCCAGCAACTGGTATGACGAGTTCGCCACCCGTGGCGATGCCGTCTCCGATCCGGTCTGGAATGCCGAGGGCTCGCTGGCCCTCGCCTATAATTTCAACTCCAGCGCCTCGCTCGCGCTCGGCTACCAGGTGCAGCAATGGTGGGGTCTGGCGCCTTCCGTGCGCTCGGCCGAGCCCGATGGCGACTTCACCCCCGGCAATTCGGACGTGCTCATCCACGGCCCGTTCCTCAAGCTGACCGTCACCTTCCCCTGA
- a CDS encoding ABC transporter substrate-binding protein, giving the protein MTFQNGTPAPSRRSIMKGMGLAAATLAAPGVLRRAYAEEPIVLLTWETYHDPAWCKEWGEANGVEVKPVVIGSVDELFSQPFSGAVHPDIMYIETGSLPRFKEAGLIVPFDTAKVPNIANITSKLDWKKYTNVGGEIVGVPYNWGTQPLMFNADLIKSPDSWAALWDEKYRGKVNIFDDCTIVFPMIALYVGAKDPFNLTDADFEKCENALRALRKQVRTIARGFDDAVTIYAAGDAVIGYCQNIAVVTSLQDKGKNFDYSLPKEGTPTWIDCTGVSKKGNRDIVYKFINDNLSTKWQARFIEASTNNGVLNLAEAKAGGVSEKTLKRTNIPDSQASDFWDKLVILQKPEDFERRLQIWNDFKAGTL; this is encoded by the coding sequence ATGACCTTCCAGAACGGAACTCCGGCGCCCTCGCGGCGCAGCATCATGAAAGGCATGGGCCTCGCGGCCGCCACGCTGGCGGCCCCCGGCGTCCTGCGTCGCGCCTATGCCGAAGAGCCCATCGTGCTGCTCACCTGGGAGACCTATCACGACCCGGCGTGGTGCAAGGAATGGGGCGAGGCCAATGGCGTCGAGGTGAAGCCGGTGGTCATCGGCTCGGTCGACGAGCTGTTCTCGCAGCCCTTCTCCGGCGCCGTGCATCCCGACATCATGTATATCGAGACCGGCTCGCTGCCGCGCTTCAAGGAAGCCGGGCTGATCGTGCCCTTCGACACCGCCAAGGTGCCGAACATCGCCAACATCACCTCCAAGCTGGACTGGAAGAAGTACACCAATGTCGGCGGCGAGATCGTCGGCGTGCCCTATAACTGGGGTACCCAGCCGCTGATGTTCAATGCCGACCTGATCAAGTCGCCGGACAGCTGGGCGGCGCTGTGGGACGAGAAGTACCGCGGCAAGGTCAACATCTTCGACGACTGCACCATCGTCTTCCCGATGATCGCGCTCTATGTCGGCGCCAAGGACCCCTTCAACCTCACCGATGCCGATTTCGAGAAGTGCGAGAACGCGCTGCGCGCGTTGCGCAAGCAGGTGCGCACCATCGCGCGCGGCTTCGACGACGCGGTGACGATCTACGCCGCCGGCGACGCGGTGATCGGCTACTGCCAGAACATCGCCGTCGTCACCTCGCTGCAGGACAAGGGCAAGAACTTCGACTACTCGCTGCCGAAGGAAGGCACCCCGACCTGGATCGACTGCACCGGCGTCTCCAAGAAGGGCAATCGCGACATCGTCTACAAGTTCATCAACGACAACCTGTCGACCAAGTGGCAGGCGCGCTTCATCGAGGCCTCGACCAATAACGGCGTGCTCAACCTCGCCGAGGCCAAGGCGGGCGGCGTGAGCGAGAAAACGCTCAAGCGCACCAACATTCCGGATTCGCAGGCCAGCGACTTCTGGGACAAGCTCGTCATCCTGCAGAAGCCCGAGGACTTCGAGCGCCGCCTGCAGATCTGGAACGACTTCAAGGCCGGCACGCTCTGA
- a CDS encoding ABC transporter permease subunit, whose product MADIASEIPMSAARPASLRSFSPLGWPVYAWFIALVLVPNLLLIGTSFLRTSNGLIVFDPSFASYLRLWKSGSFQFLLFKTLATSFGAAVIGCLIAYPMAYYAARVVQKNRSILVLLVIIPLWISLLMRVFAWRMILGQNGILNSALVGSGVLDQPSEAFLYTGFSVLLAYTYISIPFCFVAIFTALEKIPHALIEASQDSGASSWQTFRHVVWPLSRPSVAIGFSLAFLMTVGDYVTPSMVGGIDGTMIGMVIASQFGIANNWPYGSAIAVCLMVSVGLVLALVMWAGQTRGVLMGDEGARPPIAPQRLTSGQRLLRAGAAVAFSLPYLFLYAPLAIMVLMSFNDSSVQTFPLSGATLRWYADLADNATMLEAVRRSLVVGFCVVLVSTVAAIGFAFALHYGRVRRARFFEFALAIPVAIPGVVLGIVMVLATQLVQIPSGVGRVVIGQASFVMPVILMIILARLRRLDGALLEASMDSGANHWQSFVHVMFPSIRGAVIGGALLGFTLSADDVMVTLFLSGTSPTLPIWVWNQMRFGFTPSVNAIFTLVGVGSLLVILICNRLLFREAPRSDA is encoded by the coding sequence ATGGCTGACATCGCCTCCGAGATCCCGATGTCCGCCGCCCGCCCCGCCTCCCTGCGCTCCTTCAGCCCCCTCGGCTGGCCGGTCTATGCCTGGTTCATCGCGCTGGTGCTGGTGCCGAACCTGCTGCTGATCGGCACCAGCTTCCTGCGCACCTCGAACGGGCTGATCGTCTTCGACCCGTCCTTCGCCAGCTATCTCAGGCTGTGGAAGTCCGGCAGCTTCCAGTTCCTGCTCTTCAAGACGCTGGCCACCAGCTTCGGCGCCGCCGTCATCGGCTGCCTGATCGCCTACCCGATGGCCTATTACGCCGCCCGCGTGGTGCAGAAGAACCGCTCCATCCTCGTGCTGCTGGTCATCATCCCGCTCTGGATCAGCCTGCTGATGCGCGTCTTCGCCTGGCGCATGATCCTCGGCCAGAACGGCATCCTCAATTCGGCGCTGGTCGGCAGCGGCGTGCTCGACCAGCCGAGCGAAGCCTTTCTCTACACCGGCTTCTCGGTGTTGCTGGCCTATACCTACATCTCGATTCCGTTCTGCTTCGTCGCCATCTTCACCGCGCTGGAGAAGATTCCGCACGCGCTGATCGAGGCCTCGCAGGACAGCGGCGCCTCGTCCTGGCAGACCTTCCGCCATGTGGTGTGGCCGCTGTCGCGGCCCAGCGTCGCCATCGGCTTCTCGCTCGCCTTCCTGATGACGGTCGGCGACTACGTCACCCCCTCCATGGTCGGCGGCATCGACGGCACCATGATCGGGATGGTGATCGCCTCGCAGTTCGGCATCGCCAACAACTGGCCCTATGGCTCGGCCATCGCGGTGTGCCTGATGGTGAGCGTCGGCCTCGTGCTGGCGCTGGTCATGTGGGCCGGCCAGACCCGGGGCGTGCTGATGGGCGACGAGGGCGCGCGCCCGCCGATCGCGCCGCAAAGGCTCACCTCCGGCCAGCGGCTGCTGCGCGCCGGCGCGGCGGTGGCGTTCTCCCTGCCCTATCTCTTCCTTTACGCCCCGCTCGCCATCATGGTGCTGATGTCGTTCAACGATTCCTCGGTGCAGACTTTTCCGCTGAGCGGCGCGACACTGCGCTGGTATGCCGATCTCGCCGACAACGCGACCATGCTGGAGGCGGTGCGGCGCAGCCTCGTCGTCGGCTTCTGCGTCGTCCTCGTCTCCACCGTCGCGGCGATCGGCTTCGCCTTCGCCCTGCATTACGGCCGGGTGCGGCGGGCGCGCTTCTTCGAGTTCGCGCTGGCGATCCCGGTCGCCATTCCCGGCGTGGTGCTCGGCATCGTCATGGTGCTGGCGACCCAGCTCGTGCAGATTCCCTCAGGCGTCGGCCGGGTGGTGATCGGGCAGGCGAGCTTCGTCATGCCGGTGATCCTGATGATCATCCTCGCCCGGCTGCGCCGGCTCGACGGGGCGCTCTTGGAAGCCTCCATGGATTCCGGCGCCAATCACTGGCAGAGCTTCGTCCACGTCATGTTCCCCTCCATACGGGGCGCGGTGATCGGCGGCGCGCTGCTCGGCTTCACCCTCTCGGCCGACGACGTGATGGTGACGCTGTTCCTGTCCGGCACCTCGCCGACCCTGCCGATCTGGGTGTGGAACCAGATGCGCTTCGGCTTCACCCCCTCGGTCAACGCCATCTTCACGCTGGTCGGCGTCGGCTCGCTGCTGGTGATCCTGATCTGCAACAGGCTGCTGTTCCGCGAGGCGCCACGCTCAGACGCCTGA